A stretch of Brassica rapa cultivar Chiifu-401-42 chromosome A08, CAAS_Brap_v3.01, whole genome shotgun sequence DNA encodes these proteins:
- the LOC103834551 gene encoding E3 ubiquitin-protein ligase At4g11680, whose translation MGVSLLTTKAHTLNLPFMEHSSNDHIIDIPSSSSHEPLHHEEERPSSSTASVSHPATASSSSSVRSNPRTPRRRRSPLNSGLWISIELLLTLGQIIAAIVVLSLSKHEHPRAPLFAWIVGYACGCVATLPLLYWRYYHFSHPSEQDPAQHRPNLNVAAGPFAFSISRSSEGGDARQTNNNNNNTSSSRGSSRYPGFISAARLKVLMEYFKMALDCFFAIWFVVGNVWIFGGHSSASEAPNLYRLCLVFLTFSCIGYAMPFILCTTICCCLPCIISILGYREDLTQPRGATPESINALPTHKFKLKKSRSSGSSSIEGGVVAAGTDNERAISGEDAVCCICLAKYANNEELRELPCSHFFHKECVDKWLKINASCPLCKSEVGEKNSDLTSQGVLSSLSSGENDNTQQQRNEHRVDNGLAHSII comes from the exons ATGGGTGTTTCTCTTCTGACAACTAAAGCTCATACCCTTAATCTACCATTCATGGAACATTCATCAAATGACCACATCATTGACATTCCAAGCTCCTCTTCTCATGAACCTTTACACCATGAGGAGGAGAGACCTTCTTCTTCTACTGCTTCTGTTTCTCACCCAGCTAcagcttcttcctcttcttctgtGCGGTCAAATCCTAGAACCCCCCGTCGCAGACGCAGTCCTTTGAACTCTGGCCTATGGATTTCCATTGAGCTACTCCTCACTCTCGGCCAGATCATTGCAGCTATAGTCGTTTTGTCTTTGTCTAAACACGAGCATCCACGTGCacccttgtttgcttggattgtTGGTTACGCCTGTGGATGCGTTGCAACGCTCCCTCTCCTGTACTGGAGATATTATCATTTCAGTCACCCCTCTGAACAGGATCCTGCACAGCATCGTCCTAATCTTAACGTTGCAGCAGGACCATTCGCCTTTTCGATATCCAGGTCATCAGAAGGAGGAGATGCTCGACagaccaacaacaacaacaacaacacgtCTTCTTCTCGTGGTAGTAGTAGATACCCTGGCTTCATAAGCGCTGCCAG ACTAAAAGTTCTTATGGAGTACTTCAAAATGGCTCTGGATTGCTTCTTTGCGATATGGTTTGTGGTAGGTAACGTCTGGATATTCGGAGGGCATTCATCTGCATCTGAGGCTCCTAACTTGTACAG GTTATGTTTAGTGTTTCTTACCTTTAGCTGTATTGGCTACGCCATGCCTTTCATCCTCTGCACAACTATATGTTGCTGCTTGCCGTGCATTATCTCGATTCTCGGATACAGAGAAGATTTAACTCAACCCCGAGGTGCTACACCTGAGTCGATAAACGCATTGCCTACCCATAAGTTTAAGCTGAAGAAAAGCAGGAGTAGTGGTTCGAGTAGTATCGAAGGTGGAGTTGTGGCGGCTGGAACAGATAACGAACGTGCCATTTCAGGAGAAGACGCT gtctGTTGCATTTGCTTAGCGAAGTATGCGAATAACGAAGAGTTAAGAGAGCTTCCTTGTTCGCATTTCTTCCACAAAGAGTGTGTTGACAAGTGGCTGAAGATTAATGCGAGTTGCCCTCTCTGCAAGAGTGAAGTTGGAGAGAAGAACTCTGATTTAACGAGCCAGGGGGTCTTGAGCTCGCTGTCTTCTGGTGAAAACGATAATACTCAACAACAAAGGAATGAACATAGAGTTGATAACGGTTTGGCGCACAGCATCATCTAG
- the LOC103834553 gene encoding transcriptional corepressor LEUNIG: MSQTNWEADKMLDVYIYDYLVKRDLKATAQAFQAEGKVSSDPVAIDAPGGFLFEWWSVFWDIFIARTNEKHSEVAASYIETQMIKAREQQLQQSQHPQISQQQQQQQQQQIQMQQLLLQRAQQQQQQQHNQQQQQQHQNQPPSQQQQQPQPAPQHQQQSAPQQLPQRRAAPHLANGSANGLVGSNSDPVMRQNSVSGSALANNNKAYEERVKIPTQRDSLDETAMKRFGDNVGQLLDPNHASMLKSAGASGQPAGQVLHGASAGMSPQVQARNQQLSGSAMDIKSEINPVLTPRTPVPEGSLIGIPGSNQGSNLTLKGWPLTGFDQLRSGLLQQQKPFMQSPQSFHQLNMLTPQHQQQLMMAQQNLNSQTVNEENRRLKMLLNNRSMSLGKDGLGGSVGDVLPNVGSSLQPGGTLLPRGDTDMLLKLKMALLQQQHQQQGGGNLPQPQSLNQHALSNQQSQSSNHNINQQDKLGGGGSITMDGSMSNSFRGNEQVLKNQTGRKRKQPVSSSGPANSTGTANTTGPSPGSAPSTPSTHTPGDAISMPNLPRSGSSKAITMFGTDGTATLTSPSNQLADMDRFVEDGSLDDNVESFLSNEDGDQRDAVGRCMDVSKGFTFTELNSVRASTSKVTCCHFSSDGKMLASAGHDKKAVLWHTDTMKPKTTLEEHTAMITDVRFSPSLPRLATSSFDKTVRVWDADNKGYSLRTFMGHSSMVTSLDFHPNKDDLICSCDTDGEIRYWSINNGSCTRVYKGGSTQLRFQPRVGKYLAASSANVVSVLDVETQACRHSLQGHANQINSVCWDPSGDFLASVSEDMVKVWTLGTGSEGECVHELSCNGNKFQSCVFHPTYPSLLVIGCYQSLELWNMSENKTMTLPAHEGLIASLAVSTSTGLVASASHDKLVKLWK, from the exons atgtcTCAGACCAACTGGGAAGCTGATAAAAT GTTGGATGTGTATATCTACGATTATCTTGTGAAACGAGATTTAAAAGCTACAGCTCAGGCTTTCCAAGCTGAAGGGAAAGTGTCATCGGATCCAGTCG CTATTGATGCACCTGGCGGATTTCTGTTTGAGTGGTGGTCTGTCTTCTGGGATATATTTATTGCTAGGACCAATGAGAAGCATTCTGAGGTTGCAGCATCTTACATTGAG ACACAGATGATTAAAGCGCGAGAACAGCAATTGCAGCAATCTCAACACCCACAGATCtcacagcagcagcagcaacaacaacagcagcaaATACAAATGCAACAACTCTTATTGCAACGTGCACAacaacagcagcagcaacaacataACCAGCAACAACAGCAGCAACATCAAAACCAACCACCttctcaacaacagcaacaGCCACAGCCAGCGCCTCAACACCAACAGCAGTCAGCACCTCAGCAGCTGCCACAGAGGAGAGCTGCGCCCCACCTGGCAAATGGATCAGCAAACGGACTTGTTGGTAGCAACAGCGACCCGGTTATGAGGCAAAACTCTGTGTCTGGGAGTGCCTTGGCAAATAATAATAAGGCATACGAGGAGAGGGTCAAAATTCCTACTCAGAGGGATTCCTTAGATGAGACTGCTATGAAG CGATTTGGAGACAATGTTGGGCAGCTGTTAGATCCAAATCATGCATCGATGTTGAAATCTGCTGGAGCTTCCGGACAGCCTGCAGG GCAAGTGTTACATGGTGCAAGTGCTGGTATGTCTCCACAGGTTCAAGCTCGAAATCAGCAACTTTCCGGGTCTGCGATG GATATAAAAAGTGAGATCAATCCTGTGCTCACTCCCAGAACTCCTGTTCCAGAAGGGTCATTGATTGGAATTCCTG GTTCAAATCAAGGCAGCAACCTTACACTTAAAGGGTGGCCACTCACT GGATTTGATCAGCTTCGTTCTGGTCTTCTCCAGCAGCAAAAACCATTTATGCAATCTCCACAGTCTTTTCACCAACTCAACATGTTGACTCCGCAACATCAGCAACAGCTCATGATGGCTCAACAGAATCTAAATTCACAAACCGTCAATGAAGAGAACAGAAGACTGAAAATGCTATTGAACAACCGGAGCATGAGCCTCGGAAAGGATGGCCTTGGGGGTTCTGTCGGGGATGTGTTGCCTAATGTTGGATCGTCTTTACAACCTGGTGGCACTCTTCTGCCTCGTGGAGACACAGACATGCTACTAAAG TTAAAGATGGCTCTTTTACAGCAGCAGCATCAACAGCAGGGTGGTGGAAATCTACCACAGCCACAGTCACTTAATCAGCACGCTCTTTCAAATCAGCAATCACAGAGTTCAAATCACAACATTAATCAACAAGATAAATTGGGTGGGGGTGGTAGTATTACCATGGATGGTAGCATGTCAAATTCCTTTAGAGGAAATGAACAG GTATTGAAGAATCAGACTGGGAGGAAAAGAAAGCAACCGGTTTCGTCTTCTGGTCCAGCTAATAGTACAGGAACTGCCAACACTACGGGACCATCTCCAGGCTCAGCACCTTCCACACCTTCAACTCATACTCCTGGAGATGCGATCTCTATGCCTAATCTGCCTCGTAGTGGTTCCTCCAAAGCAATAACTATGTTTGGCACTGATGGAACCGCCACTCTCACATCTCCATCAAATCAATTG GCTGATATGGATAGATTTGTGGAAGATGGTTCACTTGATGACAACGTTGAGTCTTTTCTATCCAATGAGGATGGTGATCAACGAGACGCCGTTGGGCGGTGTATGGATGTTAGTAAAG GTTTCACGTTTACTGAATTGAATTCAGTACGTGCGAGCACAAGCAAAGTTACATGTTGCCATTTCTCATCGGATGGAAAAATGCTTGCTAGTGCCGGACATGACAAAAAG GCTGTATTATGGCATACAGACACTATGAAGCCGAAGACCACCCTTGAGGAGCACACGGCTATGATAACAGATGTCCGTTTTAGTCCCAGCCTGCCTCGCCTTGCAACTTCTTCGTTTGATAAAACTGTCAGGGTTTGGGATGCTGATAAT AAAGGTTACTCCCTGCGTACTTTCATGGGACATTCTTCTATGGTTACGTCACTTGACTTCCATCCCAATAAGGATGATCTCATATGTTCCTGTGACACTGATGGCGAAATAAGGTATTGGAGCATCAACAATGGAAGTTGCACAAGAGTGTACAAG GGTGGTAGCACTCAGTTGAGGTTCCAACCACGTGTTGGGAAGTATCTAGCTGCTTCGTCAGCAAATGTTGTATCAGTACTAGATGTTGAAACACAAGCTTGTCGACACTCTTTGCAG GGCCATGCTAATCAGATTAATTCGGTTTGCTGGGATCCTTCTGGTGACTTCTTGGCATCGGTTAGTGAAGATATGGTAAAAGTTTGGACGCTGGGGACAGGCAGTGAAGGAGAATGTGTTCATGAGCTAAGCTGCAATGGCAACAAGTTCCAGTCTTGTGTTTTCCATCCGACGTACCCTTCCCTACTCGTAATTGGGTGTTACCAG TCTTTAGAATTATGGAACATGTCAGAGAACAAGACAATGACATTACCGGCTCACGAAGGGCTAATTGCGTCATTGGCTGTTTCTACTTCAACTGGATTGGTTGCATCAGCTAGTCACGACAAGCTAGTGAAGCTGTGGAAGTGA
- the LOC103834552 gene encoding protein TIFY 8, with translation MMVNHNNDDRTTDVDSHLRQKEQDKLLFHDFLGSKTETLASTSMADHSLPLDKAVKLAMTSASSVGGRGGLSSTSDLVERQGSGGGNHLDGRQLFGPRSEVSGSIMSNRFSGTKRSNSDSQFTSQEHPETLHWSKMLRNGPGSLSMNMNHMANQSPRGGGQISHLLHQLSSSRFKDENVGPSVISQTAADESSRTGMKGPGIMSHFTMPNPSKVECFAPSSTGNRKELTSSTKQMTIFYGGQAHVFDDVHPNKADVIMTLAGSSGGSWSTDLSHKPKTKNNTSDGPYKLSQMYEGGSSRETPFLSSEFRARPGHQATSSACQRIFTQPGREHQGSIISRGRETRDLVHVSDPEKKPRD, from the exons ATGATGGTGAACCACAACAATGACGATCGTACTACTGATGTTGATTCTCACCTCCGCCAAAAAGAACAAGACAAGCTCTTGTTCCATGACTTCCTAGGATCCAAGACCGAAACTTTAGCTTCCACTTCCATGGCTGACCACAGTCTACCTCTGGATAAGGCAGTTAAACTGGCCATGACTTCAGCTTCCTCCGTCGGTGGACGCGGTGGTCTTTCCTCAACCTCCGATCTTG TTGAAAGACAAGGCAGCGGTGGGGGGAATCATCTTGATGGGAGACAACTGTTTGGACCTAGAAGTGAGGTTTCAGGCTCAATCATGAGCAATCGATTTTCAGGAACCAAGAGAAGTAACTCTGATTCACAATTCACCTCTCAAGAGCACCCAGAGACTCTGCACTGGTCCAAG ATGCTAAGAAACGGACCTGGAAGCCTCTCCATGAATATGAACCATATGGCAAACCAGTCTCCACGCGGAGGAGGACAAATCAGTCATTTGCTTCATCAGCTGTCTTCCAGCAGGTTCAAGGATGAAAACGTGGGACCATCAGTTATCTCCCAGACAGCTGCAGATGAAAGTTCACGGACAGGGATGAAAGGTCCAGGTATCATGAGTCATTTTACAATGCCAAACCCGAGCAAAGTCGAATGTTTTGCCCCTTCAAG TACTGGGAATAGGAAAGAGTTGACATCGAGTACTAAGCAAATGACTATCTTCTATGGTGGTCAAGCTCATGTCTTTGATGATGTCCACCCAAACAAG GCGGATGTGATAATGACTTTGGCGGGATCAAGCGGGGGCTCATGGTCTACGGATTTGTCTCATAAACCGAAGACAAAGAACAACACAAGCGATGGTCCATACAAACTAAGCCAAATGTATGAAGGAGGCAGCTCTAGAGAAACACCGTTTTTGTCTTCAGAGTTTCGTGCAAGGCCGGGTCATCAAGCAACCTCCAGTGCCTGTCAGAGGATCTTTACACAACCAG GTAGAGAACATCAAGGAAGTATCATCTCAAGGGGACGAGAAACCAGAGATCTGGTTCACGTATCAGATCCTGAAAAGAAGCCACGTGATTAA
- the LOC103834577 gene encoding uncharacterized protein LOC103834577: protein MQDLRIIYLLSRGTENLEEDELVELMLLEEEEFMQRCMHPILEYYKNNFCKNPMNNVWGNGWKIIREQIYSNEISCRTLIRMSSEAFIRLCEVLEKKYGLQESLNIKVDESVAIFLVLCGQNDTQHDIGLRFGHAQETIGRKFHHVLGAMVKLAVDYLRPRTASEFEAISNSLQGDKRYWPYFNGSIGALDGTHVPVMVTPGRDALRFVNRKGTANLNVLGVCDHDMLFTYCFVGMAGSTHDSRVLDTAMRDDPLFPKPPGEKYYLVDSGYANRRGYLAPYRKERKEGTRYHLQDFINCEPPKNSKEMFNRWHASLRSVIERTFGVWKKKWRVLNEFPRYDISTQRNVIFATMGLHNFIRWNKIKDVDFEEATMENSGVHMHQSENDSDDENDVRGNEETSTTVYMKIVRDQIATQLWSDKRLGSRRV, encoded by the coding sequence atgcagGATCTtcgtattatatatttactttctcGTGGAACTGAAAATCTAGAAGAAGATGAGTTAGTGGAGCTTATGTtattggaagaagaagaatttaTGCAAAGGTGCATGCATCCTATATTAGAGTATTACAAAAACAACTTTTGCAAGAATCCAATGAACAACGTGTGGGGAAATGGTTGGAAAATAATACGGGAACAAATCTACAGCAATGAAATCTCGTGCCGTACTCTTATTCGTATGAGCTCAGAAGCGTTTATCCGTTTATGTGAAGTCCTTGAGAAAAAGTATGGGTTACAAGAGTCGCTTAATATTAAAGTCGATGAGAGTGTTGCAATTTTTCTTGTTCTCTGTGGTCAAAATGACACTCAACATGACATCGGTTTAAGATTCGGTCATGCCCAGGAGACTATAGGTAGAAAGTTTCATCATGTTCTGGGGGCAATGGTAAAATTGGCAGTTGACTACTTACGGCCAAGAACTGCTTCTGAGTTTGAAGCAATATCTAATAGTTTACAAGGAGATAAAAGATATTGGCCATATTTTAATGGATCTATCGGGGCTCTTGATGGAACACATGTACCCGTAATGGTGACTCCAGGTCGTGATGCATTACGATTTGTGAACCGGAAAGGAACGGCAAATCTAAATGTTCTAGGAGTATGTGATCACGATATGCTTTTTACATATTGTTTCGTTGGAATGGCAGGATCAACACATGACTCTAGAGTGCTAGATACCGCTATGCGCGATGATCCGTTGTTTCCTAAACCTCCTGGAGAAAAATATTATCTCGTAGATTCTGGTTATGCAAATAGACGTGGTTATTTAGCTCCATAccgaaaagaaagaaaagaaggtACTCGATATCATCTTCAAGACTTTATAAATTGCGAGCCTCCAAAAAATAGTAAGGAAATGTTCAATAGATGGCATGCATCATTACGTTCAGTTATTGAACGTACGTTTGGTGTATGGAAGAAAAAGTGGAGGGTTTTAAATGAATTCCCAAGGTACGACATCTCCACACAGAGGAACGTTATATTTGCAACAATGGGGCTTCACAACTTTATTAGGTGGAACAAAATTAAAGATGTTGATTTTGAGGAAGCGACTATGGAGAACAGTGGTGTGCATATGCATCAAAGTGAGAATGATTCAGATGATGAAAATGATGTACGAGGAAATGAAGAAACATCAACGACAGTTTATATGAAGATTGTTCGAGATCAGATTGCTACACAACTGTGGTCAGATAAAAGACTTGGCTCCCGTCGAGTATAG
- the LOC103834554 gene encoding probable indole-3-pyruvate monooxygenase YUCCA1, whose protein sequence is MDSHSCHQTKQIILVHGPIIIGAGPSGLATSACLSSRGVPSLILERSDSIASLWKSKTYDRLKLHLPKHYCRLPLLDFPENFPKYPSKNEFLDYLESYASHFGIVPRFNENVQNASYDSSSGLWRVKTLSGAEYLSKWLVVATGENADAYVPEVPGILKFSGGRIIHASEYKSGEEFRQQKVLVVGCGNSGMEISLDLVRHNASPHLVVRNTVHVLPREILGLSTFGIGMTLLKCLPLRFVDKFLLLMANLSFGNTDRLGLRRPKTGPLELKNLTGKTPVLDVGAMTLIRSGKIQIMEGVKEITKKGAKFMDGQEKEFDSIIFATGYKSNVPTWLQGSDFFTKEGMPKTPFPNSWRGGKGLYTVGFTRRGLLGTASDAVKIAGEIADQWRDIKGATKNLCSSRFVIISKS, encoded by the exons ATGGACTCTCATTCTTGCCACCAAACCAAACAGATTATCCTCGTACATGGTCCCATCATCATTGGAGCCGGTCCTTCCGGTCTTGCAACGTCTGCATGTCTCTCTAGCCGTGGAGTCCCCTCTTTGATCCTAGAACGTTCCGATTCAATAGCATCTCTGTGGAAATCCAAAACCTACGACCGACTCAAACTCCATCTCCCTAAACACTATTGTAGATTACCACTCTTGGACTTCCCTGAAAACTTCCCAAAATACCCTTCTAAAAACGAGTTCTTGGACTACCTTGAGTCATACGCTTCGCATTTTGGCATCGTCCCTAGGTTCAATGAGAACGTCCAAAACGCTTCTTACGATTCCTCCTCCGGTTTATGGAGAGTAAAGACTCTAAGTGGCGCAGAGTATCTCTCCAAATGGCTTGTCGTTGCGACCGGTGAGAACGCAGACGCTTACGTGCCGGAGGTTCCGGGGATATTGAAGTTCTCCGGTGGGAGAATTATTCACGCAAGTGAATACAAAAGCGGTGAAGAGTTCCGACAACAGAAAGTTTTAGTTGTCGGATGTGGAAACTCCGGCATGGAGATTAGTTTGGATCTTGTTCGACATAACGCTTCTCCTCATCTTGTTGTCCGAAACACA GTTCATGTGTTGCCAAGGGAGATACTTGGGCTGTCAACATTTGGAATTGGGATGACACTTCTCAAATGTTTACCATTGAGGTTTGTTGATAAGTTCTTGTTACTGATGGCTAATCTGTCGTTTGGAAATACCGACCGGTTAGGTCTACGCAGACCAAAAACCGGTCCGCTTGAGCTAAAGAATCTCACCGGAAAAACTCCGGTTCTTGACGTCGGAGCTATGACTCTCATCAGATCTGGCAAGATTCAG ATAATGGAAGGTGTAAAGGAAATTACAAAAAAGGGAGCAAAGTTTATGGATGGTCAAGAAAAGGAATTTGACTCTATTATATTTGCCACTGGTTACAAAAGTAACGTGCCTACTTGGCTTCAG GGAAGTGATTTTTTCACGAAGGAAGGGATGCCGAAAACTCCGTTTCCAAACAGCTGGAGAGGAGGGAAAGGTTTGTACACCGTTGGGTTTACGAGGAGAGGACTCCTTGGAACGGCGTCTGACGCGGTTAAGATCGCTGGCGAAATAGCTGACCAGTGGAGAGACATAAAGGGGGCCACCAAGAATTTGTGCAGCTCTCGTTTTGTTATTATCTCTAAATCCTAA
- the LOC103834555 gene encoding V-type proton ATPase subunit c''2, producing MSGMVDASSWGAALVRISPYTFSAIGIAISIGVSVLGAAWGIYITGSSLIGAAIEAPRITSKNLISVIFCEAVAIYGVIVAIILQTKLESVPSSKMYDAESLRAGYAIFASGIIVGFANLVCGLCVGIIGSSCALSDAQNSTLFVKILVIEIFGSALGLFGVIVGIIMSAQATWPTK from the exons atgTCTGGAATGGTAGATGCGAGCTCGTGGGGCGCAGCGTTGGTAAGGATCTCGCCGTACACATTCTCGGCAATCGGAATCGCCATCTCGATCGGCGTCTCTGTCCTCGGCGCCGCCTG GGGGATTTACATCACCGGGAGTAGTTTGATCGGTGCGGCCATTGAAGCTCCTCGTATCACTTCCAAGAATCTCATCAG TGTAATCTTTTGCGAAGCTGTAGCTATATATGGCGTCATTGTTGCAATCATTCTGCAAACGAAGTTGGAGAGTGTCCCGTCTTCAAAGATGTATGACGCTGAGTCTCTTAGAGCTGGATATGCAATCTTCGCGTCTGGAATCATAGTTGGATTCGCCAACCTTGTATGCGG GTTATGTGTAGGGATCATTGGAAGCAGTTGCGCATTGTCAGATGCTCAGAACTCCACACTCTTTGTGAAGATTCTTGTGATTGAGATCTTCGGAAGCGCTCTTGGTTTGTTTGGAGTTATTGTGGGGATCATTATGTCCGCACAAGCAACATGGCCGACCAAATAG